From the Flavobacteriales bacterium genome, the window TGCACTCGTTCACGGACGGATTGAAACGCACGACCTGACACCGGAAGTGACCCTGGCTGATGTGGAAACCCTGAACCGCTGGGCAGTGGAAGGGAAGCTGGATGTGACCAAGCTGAGTTACCACGCCTATGCCCATGTGTGCAATGAATACATCATGCTGGATTCCGGAAGTGCGTTGGGGCGTAACTGTGGGCCTCTGGTGATCACCGCTGATATAAAGTCACTGAACAGGAAACCCAGGTCCGAGTGGAAAGTAGCCATACCCGGTAACCGGACCACTGCCCATTTCTTATTTTCCCTGGCGTACCCGGAAGTGATCACCAAGGAAGAGATGGTCTTTTCGGACATTGAAGATGCAGTTGTGAAGGGCAGTGTGGATGCAGGTGTTATTATCCATGAAAATCGTTTTACGTATGCAGAGAAAGGACTGGAAAAGCTTTCAGACCTGGGTGAATTCTGGGAGGAATCCACCGGTATGCCCATT encodes:
- a CDS encoding 1,4-dihydroxy-6-naphthoate synthase gives rise to the protein MTRKTYTLGFSPCPNDTFIFDALVHGRIETHDLTPEVTLADVETLNRWAVEGKLDVTKLSYHAYAHVCNEYIMLDSGSALGRNCGPLVITADIKSLNRKPRSEWKVAIPGNRTTAHFLFSLAYPEVITKEEMVFSDIEDAVVKGSVDAGVIIHENRFTYAEKGLEKLSDLGEFWEESTGMPIPLGGIAARRSLGKEVLMQIRNAIRDSVDYAMEHPADCNPYVRLHAQEMSETVQRQHIALYVNDFSRELGPEGRRAVEHMFGKGNELGLWSPCEELFIP